The Komagataella phaffii GS115 chromosome 4, complete sequence genome includes the window GTCTTTAAAGACGAATAGCGGAAGCAAAATATGTAGAGTACTGATTGAAATACAGAGTAGAACATTTTGAAACGATCCATTCCTCTACCATcattgatttcttcttctctttcgTGGATGTATTTCTCTATCCAGGAGATTAAATAGCTGATAATGAACACAATCTGAGATTTCGACACGTTCTTAGCTCTTGCCATATATGAGGCAAGATATTGCATGGACTTGATTCTCTTGGAAACCATTTCCTTGGGCTGAAAAGCCACATCTATCAGTGTGACTAAAAATGAGTCCATCAGTTCAGATTGGTATTGTGTGACATGAAATAGAAGATACTGAACAACTCTGGTGTAGTGCGTAGGTAAAATATGAGTTCTGAACATTGATATGAGATTGTTGAACGTGATTAGTGGTTTATCATCAGAAGATACAAAGTATGAATCTGTTGTCTTCATCAAGATCATCATGATGGAATCTAATTTAGCTGAAAGATCCGCTACGTCAATAGCCTCTGGGCCTTCATCTAGAGCAACACTTTCATCGAAGTCATCTGcatcgtcttcatcgtcatcggaatcgtcatcttcactTGCACTATCGGAATCATTTTCGTTGTCATCACCATCTTCCGTGCCCTCCATAGCCTCTAAATCTTCGTCATCAGCTTCTTCTATTTCATTCTGTAGTTCGACGTCTAATTTGATACAGTTTTCCACAATCAAACTCCAGCAACTCAAGCCCAACTGGGGACAATACTCACTGACGTAAAGCAAATTCTCAACGTAGTGAACCAGATACTTTTTCTTGTCGTTTCTATTAGGGAACTTCTTGGCGAGCTGTTTCTGGATGATGTTGGTCGATGTAGGCACCACGGAAATAATATACTTAAGAGTGTCATGAAGTAGCTTAACATTGCCTTCCACAAAACGAGACACCAGCTTAGAAACAATCTCTACCACCCACTTAGGTGAGGCAGAAACTAGAACACAAAGGAACTTGCAATATGTTGTACTTAAGTCTGAATCCTTAGTCTCGACGTTAAGGAGACCTTGAATTAAACCATGACATTTGCGGGTATCTATTTTCCCAATTTCACTGCTTAGGATACTAAATATGGCAGTTAACTGGTCAGTCTGTAAGCTTTCCGGATGCGATAGGGGCAACGAGAGTTTGTATATCAGTTTATCCATTTTATCCAAACTCTCCTCATTGTCTAAGGAGTCTATGATAGATTTGATGTAGGATTTGATCATTTTGTCAGAAAATGATGTCTTGTCAGACGAGTCTATTCGTATCCGTTTCGAATTGGATTCGCTATGCTCATCTATGCTGTGTTTACTACTTGGCTGTAAAGACATCATCATTTACCAGCTGATTAGTATAGAGtttaatttttcttttttaatttttttttgtaaGAAAAGTTCTTTCTCGCGACTTATCCTAATTTGGTGACTTTTTTGGCAATGAGCCTCATTATGTAATCATTACAGATGTGGCTAGAATAGCTGAAAAACTCTGGCTAACCAGACCAAACCGGGAACATCTCATGCTTTTGTTTGCCTTGCCTTTTGTTgcatattttttttccttttaGCCTTAAGCCTTTCCTCTCAAGATCAATCGATGAGCATCACCCTTCAAGCCTACCTAATCTAAAAATTAAACTACGTCGTTCTCTTCGCGCTCCCATTTATCTGCACTGTTTCTCCATACAATTCACAGGATACTAGCGTTTGCCACTCACAATAAT containing:
- a CDS encoding Protein required for transcription of rDNA by RNA polymerase I gives rise to the protein MMMSLQPSSKHSIDEHSESNSKRIRIDSSDKTSFSDKMIKSYIKSIIDSLDNEESLDKMDKLIYKLSLPLSHPESLQTDQLTAIFSILSSEIGKIDTRKCHGLIQGLLNVETKDSDLSTTYCKFLCVLVSASPKWVVEIVSKLVSRFVEGNVKLLHDTLKYIISVVPTSTNIIQKQLAKKFPNRNDKKKYLVHYVENLLYVSEYCPQLGLSCWSLIVENCIKLDVELQNEIEEADDEDLEAMEGTEDGDDNENDSDSASEDDDSDDDEDDADDFDESVALDEGPEAIDVADLSAKLDSIMMILMKTTDSYFVSSDDKPLITFNNLISMFRTHILPTHYTRVVQYLLFHVTQYQSELMDSFLVTLIDVAFQPKEMVSKRIKSMQYLASYMARAKNVSKSQIVFIISYLISWIEKYIHEREEEINDGRGMDRFKMFYSVFQSVLYIFCFRYSSLKTDANTWECNLDKFFQRVIMSKFNPLKFCNDNVVLIFARISQEQDICYCYSIIESNKCERRKGLTGSTSSTNPTTGSGISWDLTSKQEFSDLAAYFPFDPLFLRRTAKFISPNYIEWDNHDESDSDY